CGAATCGTGCCGTGATTATGCAGGCCGATGATATCACCGGCATAGGCGTCCTCGACATGGTCGCGATCCTGGGCCATGAAGGTGATGGCATTGGCAATCTGGACCTTTTTGCGTTCGCGCACCTGGTACAGCTTCATGCCTTTTTCATAGCGCCCGGAGGTAATACGCATAAACGCAATACGGTCACGGTGCTTGGGATCCATGTTTGCCTGGATCTTGAAAACGAACCCGGACATGGCCGCTTCCTGCGGTTGCACCTCGCGTTCCTGGGTCATGCGTGGCTGCGGCGGCGGCGCATGCACGACAAAACTGTCGAGCAATTCCTCGATACCGAAATTATTGATGGCCGATCCAAAAAATACCGGGGTCTGGTCGCCTGCCAGGTACGCGGCCGGATCAAATTCATGGCTGGCGCCTCGCACCAACTCGATCTCATCACGCAACTCCCGGGCCTGCGGGCCGAGTATCCTGTCCAGGTCGGGATTATCCAGACCCTTGACCACATCACCGTGCTGGATCTTGCCGCCATGCGTGGCGCTGAAGAAATGCACCGAATCGTTGACCAGGTGATAGACGCCACGAAAACGCTTGCCGCTACCGATAGGCCAGGTTACCGGCGCACATTCTATTTTCAGGATGTCCTCGATTTCATCCAGAAGGTCCACCGGGTCACGGCTCTCGCGATCCAGCTTGTTGATGAAGGTCATGATTGGCGTGGTGCGCATGCGACACACTTCCATCAGCTTGATGGTGCGCTCCTCGACGCCTTTTGCCGAATCAATCACCATCAGCGCCGAATCCACGGCCGTCAGGGTGCGATAGGTATCCTCGGAAAAATCCGCGTGGCCGGGCGTATCCAGCAGGTTGATGACGAGCCCCTTGTAAGGGAACTGCATCACCGACGAGGTCACCGATATTCCACGCTGCTTTTCCAGCTCCATCCAGTCGGATGTGGCATGACGCTCGGCCTTGCGACCCTTGACGGTGCCCGCCATCTGGATGGCGCCCCCGTACAGCAACAATTTTTCTGTCAGCGTCGTTTTACCCGCATCCGGATGCGAAATAATGGCAAACGTACGCCGCCTGGCAATTTCCTGATTTACACTGGACATAATGATCTGCACGCTTGAAAAACCCGAGCCGGGTCGAAATTTAGGGCGCGGAGTATACCGTATTCGCTCACCGGAGAAAGCTACGGAAACGGAACAGCACCGCGTATGCCGCCCGGGGGGGCGGCTGGCTACTGCGGGGGATACGGACAGCTAATCTGAGGAGTCGCTTAATTCAACATCAGTCGCCTGAAGACCCTTGGGCCCGGGCTGGGCAGAAAATGTTACCGGCTGACCCTCGTTCAGGGTGCGGTAACCGTCTCCCTTGATGACGGAATAATGCACAAATACATCATCACCACCCTCTTCAGGCACGATAAAGCCGTAACCTTTTGAGTTGTTAAACCACTTCACGGTACCTCTGGACATACATTTACTCTCAAAACTGACTTCCGGGGTTGCTGTTCTACCAAGTCTTTATAGTGTCCGCATGCGGGTCACCATAAACACCGGGTACCATATCTAACCACATTATTACGACATCGTCATCTATATGGTTATTTATGGCAACCTGAATATCTATTAGCTTTTCCTAATATATTAACGTTCATATAGGCACCCTTGTTGTCAGCGACAACGCACCAGGCCAGTGCGACAGAAAACGAGGAGGACAAAAACCGGAAAGTTTTACAAACCAGGGGCTATTTGAATACCGAGGCAAGCAGGGTCAAACCAATGACTAACAAGATAAAAAATGCCAGCCTGCGCATTCCGGTATCGGAAATGGGAGGAACGAATCGCTGACCCAGCCAGGTAAACCCGATAATCACCGGCGCGCCGACAACGCAGACCCACACAACCGAAGTGCTGACGTGCCCGGCCGGAACAATGACCAGCAGCCTGGCCAATGTGGAAATCGTAAACACCGCCAACAAGGTCATGCGAACCGTGCTGACAGCTATGGGTTCCCGGTAAAGATGGTAGACCGCGGGTGGCCCCCCGGTACTGAACAACCCGCCAAACAGACCCGAGGCCATGCCAAATAACACGGACTTGATCCCGGACGCCGGCTGCATACGCGGGTGCGGTTTTAACGTCAGTATCACCGCCCCGGTGACAATAAAACCACCCAGCAACAGGCGCAGCAACGCCTGTAACTCCTGGCTCAGGTAATGCAGTAACGATACACCGAGCAGCATGGCCGGAATCAGGCCAAGGCTCATTCGTCGCACCAGTGGCCAGTTGACATGATGATGCTCCCGGGCCAACGCCATCAGCGTATTCACCAGCGAACTGATAGTAACGATTGCGGCACTGGCCGCTACCGAATCCAGTTCGACCAGGGCCGCGATCCCCATAACAAACAGGCCCAGCGCGAAACCGGTTACCGTCTGCACATAGGCGCCAATCGCAAGCAGCAAGACATAAAAAACAACTGTAACCGGGTCCATACACTCCACCACCACCTGCCGAGGCGCGAGTGTACTGGAATAACACGATCAGCGGATACCATTTGCACAAATTTCGACGGGACTGGTTCAAAGTACGCACGAATCCCTGGCGACAGTCGATTGCCCGGGCAGTCAAGCCATGAGTATTATTCAAGAGCAACACCCCAAGACTGCCGAGGAGGCCGGGATGCAGGAGCAGATCACCATGAAAGGCAAATCCATTTCAGTGGAAATTACGCCCAAGGCGGAAAAAGCGTTGGCTCAGCGCAGCACGCCACTGCTCGTGGAAATGCAGCTGTATTTCAGTTGCCTGGTGGTAAAAAACGTGGCCTTCAGGGATGAGCAAACCGCAAAAAATCTGGCCAGAGTCTCGGAGCAATTATCCATCAGCTTCCGACCAATGATGCGGGCGGCTTGTGAAATCGGTTCGGGCAAGGAATTTTCCAGGACTGATATGGATATTCCGCGAGTAGAAAATTTTATTCCGAGGTGGCTTCGAATCGATCGCAAGTCCAACAAGTGGGTGGGCGAATTCGGCTACTGATACATTGCCCGATTTCACCAGGTAAACTCGCGAAACTGGCGCCATCCATCTCTCCGTTTAAGCGTCGATTGACCGGCATCAAAGACAAATCCGTCGGTTCGCGCTAGCCTGCTTGTTGCGGTAGGTGTTGCTTGAACCATACGCCGGACACCGCATCCGGCAGGAGGGTAATACCATGGCAACTCAAGTCCCTGTCAAAAAACAGGAAGGCAAAAGCGAACGGCTGCTGAACCCGGCAAACATGCTGGAAGAGATGGAGCGCTGGGCCGAAGAGCTGTTCCCCAGGAGATGGGGCCGGCCGCTTCCCGTCGAGACCGAGTTCTGGCGGTCCGCCATGCCCCAGGTAGACATCATCGAGCGTGATGATGAAATTGAAGTACACGCCGCTGTTGCAGGCTTTAACAAATCTGATCTGGAGATTTCTGCAACGGATGCCGTGCTCACCATTCGTGGAACCAGGAAATCCGAAAGCAAGGAAGACAAGGGCGACTACTTCCGTCGTGAAATTCGCGCTGAAAACTTTATGCGCTCAATAAGATTACCGGCACTGGTGGATGATGCCAAGGCCAAGGCAACGATCAAGGATGGCATGCTGGAAGTCGTACTGCCAAAGAAAGAAGTGGTAGAACGTCACAAGCTATCCATTGAAGAAGGCTAGTTTCACTCCCGCTCCGGTGTATCGCCCTGACGGGTGGTCGCCGGAGTTTTTATTCGACCAGGAACCCCGTCCCCGACTCCCCGCTGCGGGCTACTGCCCAGCGTGGCACATGCTGCCAGCCTTGGCGCAAGCGACGATCCAGCTGGCGATAATCCGGCTGCAATTCCGCCACCAGCGCCCAGAACTTACGGGAATGATTCATGTGACGTGTATGACATAACTCGTGAATCAACACGTATTCCGCCATATCCGCGGGTAAAAACATCAACGCGCGATTCAGGCTGATATCACCGGATGATGAACAACTGCCCCAGCGACTGCGCTGTCCGCGTATGCTGAGCCGTCCAAACTCGAGCCCGCTCCAGGCGGCCAACTCGTCCAGCTTGCTCCCAAGCCAGCTGCGCGCCTGCCCGGACAACCAGCGCTGCAACAACTCATGCAGGTTGGTACGGCTCGACAGGGTTACAACCAGGCCGCCATCCACAACCCGGACAGCACTACGACCGCCCTGCCGATAGCTCAGCTCATAGCTCTGCCCGGAGGCTGCCAGGTGCATGCCAGCAGGTACCGCGGCATCCAGCTCGGCTGGCCGGCTGGCTTGGTTTCGGGCCAGGGTCCGGGCAAGCCATTGGCGATGACCATTCATGAATCCCGGTATCAGTGACTGGTTAAACCCGCGGGGCACCACCACTTCCACCTCGCCCATAGGCGATACCTGGATACGGGCACGGCGGGCGCGCTTGCTTTCGCGGATACGGTAAGGGGGTATTTCGGCTGCAATTACGGACATGATCGGCATTGTGCCTGAGCCAGGCAGCTACGCACAGACCCCGGCATGGTATTCGATGCTCGAATTGACGGTGCAATTAAGGTATAACTGCCGCCTCGAAATAATATCTTGCCGTACGATATCCAGACCATGAAGTTCAAAACCGATGATCTCCGCATCCAGGGCATTACCGAAGTCGAGCCCCCGGAAGTGCTGAACGCCGAGTTCCCGGCAACCGAAGCCGCGAGCAAGACCATTCATGAAACCCGTCGCCAGGTTCACGATATCCTTTACGGAAGTGATGACCGGCTGGTGGTTATTATCGGTCCCTGCTCCATTCATGATGTGACCGCCGCGCGCGAATACGCCGCGAAACTGAAAAGCATTCGCGAGGAACTATCCCGCGACCTGCTGATTATCATGCGCGTGTACTTTGAAAAGCCGCGCACAACGGTTGGCTGGAAGGGTCTCATTAATGACCCGAACCTGGACGACAGCTACGAGATCAACAAGGGTCTGAAATTGGCACGCGGTCTGCTGGCCGACCTCAACGACATGGGCGTTCCGGCGGCAACCGAGTACCTGGACTTGATTACACCCCAATACCTGGCCGACCTGATCAGCTGGGGCGCCATTGGCGCACGCACGACCGAAAGCCAGGTGCATCGTGAGCTGGCATCCGGAGTATCGTCTCCGGTAGGTTTCAAAAACGGCACCGATGGCGTGCTGAAAATCGCCATCGACGCCATTTCCGCCGCCAGTCGTCCGCACACTTTCCTGTCCCTGACCAAGGCAGGTCGGTCGGCCATTTTCGCTACCGGCGGCAACGAAGACTGTCACATCATTCTTCGGGGCGGGAAAAAGCCCAACTACGACGCCGTCAGTGTCAACGAGGCGGCGGTCGAACTGGAGGCCGCCAACCTTGCCCCCAGGATCATGATTGACTTCTCTCACGCCAACAGCCAGAAGCAGCACCAGCGCCAGGTTGATGTGGGTCGTAATGTAGCGGCACAGATTGCTGCCGGCGACCGACGCATTATCGGCGCCATGATTGAAAGCCACCTGGTGGCCGGACGTCAGGAGGTGATCCCGGGACAGCCACTGGCCTACGGCCAAAGCATCACCGACGCCTGTATCGGCTGGGATGATTCAGAACAACTGCTGCGTGAACTGGCGGAAGCCGTCAACAAGCGGCGAGCGGCGGTTTCCGGCTGAACCGCACCTGGCCCACAACACCCGGGAACGTCATCCCTGTTTCAAAAACTCCCCGGTGAACCAGGACTATTCGATGGTCGCGCGCATCAACTGCTTGAGCGCATCCACGGTATCGCTGTCGTAGTCCTCGAAAACCAGCCCGATTCCCGCCTCGTCCACGTGCACAACCTTGGCCGGCATATGGTAATAGCTGGTCTCGCCATTTATCTCGGCCTTGAAATCCACGGCAACCGCCGCGTTCATTGCCGGCCTCGGCGCCTCGATCTCAATATAGGCGCCACCCACACTGATATTTACCATGACGCCACGCATGGGCTGATGCTTGCCGTCATGAATTACGACATCGACCTCGATCTCGCGGCGTTTGCTCCATCGATTTTTTTCATTATCAGGCGACGCCATAAACACCCCTCGCGTTGAAACTGGTTGTGAACAAACCGTTAATGCATGGCTTTACTCGAACCCGGGTCAACAGCGGTATCAATTTCTACCCGGTTTCGACCATTATGCTTGGCACGATACATGGCCCGATCTGCACGATCAATCAAATCGGCAATGGATTCGCCCGGACGATAAAGAGTCAAGCCTGCTGAAAACGTCGGTACCGCAATCCGTCCACCCTTGTGCTCCAGGATTTCGTCGACGATAACTTCAGCAGCCTTTTCCAGGGCACGCACTGCGCCGGTCTCGTCGGTACTTGGCAACAGAATGGAAAACTCCTCGCCGCCGTAGCGCGCAACCATGTCGTAATGACGAAAGATAGACAACGGCCTGGCAGCGTACCACTTGAGCACATCATCACCGGCGGAGTGCCCATACTCATCGTTTACATCCTTGAAGTTATCGAGATCAATCAATGCCAGCGCCAGCGGCGTACCGTAGCGTTGCGCCCTGCCAATCTCGTCTTCCAACCGACGCATAAATGCCCGGCGATTGGGCAGGCTGGTAAAATCATCGGTCAGGCTCAATAACCTGACCTTGTTCAGCTCATCGCGCAGGTTCTCGCTGCTCGACCTGATCAGGCTCATGTATTCCCAGGATCCGGCCAGTCTCGACTGAAGCACACGTTGACCATCAAGCAATTCCCGGGTACCGCCAATCAGTATCTGTTTCAGCTGCTCAAGCTCATCAACACTGTCGAGCGATTCCAGCGCTGCCAGCTCGGTCTGCAGCAATGCGCCGAACTCCTTGTTCTGGGCCATGGCTTCGCGCGCCTCATTTTCCAGCGCATCCTGTATACGCTCGATCTCGCTTCGCTTCTGATCAAGATGATGCCGGTAGGCCGTGTTCACGCGACGCTCCACGTTCGGCGTCGACTCATAGACTTTCACACCCGGCTGCGGTGGTAACCCGACTTCGGCACCGGAATCAACCGGCTTGGTCGGCACATCCATGCCTTTTTTCAATGACGCCAGCTGTGCCACCAGCTGTTCCGGGTCGGCGCACCCAGTCATGAGTTGCTGTAAACCTGTCGGGGATTTTGTATAGAGATCGCGGGCGCGGATCAGCCGGGCATTCATCTCCAGCAAGGCATCCGCGTTTGATTGATCCTGGCAGGATTCAAGAAGAAACGAAAACAACATGCCGTGCGCGCGGTCTGTCAGAACCCTGGCCTGCTGCCAGTCCTGCAATACGCGATGCAGCTGATCGTAGACACTGGCGCCCGCGGCCGTATGCTTTAACGATTCAAGCATCTCAGCCAGTTGCTGCCAGTGTGAGTCAGTCGATGTGGTGGTGTTATCTGTCAATGCATTTTCCCTGATCAAGATAATGAGACCCCACCTCGAACCCTGATCCATGCCTCGGTCCAGCATCAACTTTACCCGAGGCTGCTAACAAATAACAAACCCATTTTACGCGTCGCGACCAGGTTCGCGGGCCAGAAAAACTGCATACCCAAACAATCAATCGCTTACATTATTATTCTAGAAACAAGGTGAATACCCGTTTCTGATTAATACTGCACCCTGACACGATATCCGCCAAACTTGCGGATATTCAAAACCCCGGAATTGAGAATCAAATACTGTCCTTTGATACCCTGAAGTACACCCGAAACCTCGGCGGTCTTGTCAAAGTTATGCGCCTTGACCTTGTCCGGATAGGTTGTTACCGGGTAATTGAGTACAACTGGCTCCGGCAACAACGCGCTGACCGCTTCATCACCAAAACGGCTGCGAATACCTGATACCAGTCCATTGGCCAGGGCCAGGACGCGTTCACGTTCAGAAACCATATCGACCTGTTCCGGCTGACTCTTGAGCATGCGACGCCAGTCAGTCTTGTCATTCAGGTACTGTTTCAGCCCATCTTCCAATAAACCCGAATAATACCGCTGTGATACCTGGAAAAGCGGGATAGCCTGGACCGCGCCCTGGTCGATCCAGCGAGTGGGAATTTGTGACTGCCGGGTAATACCCACCTTTAGACCGGAAGAGTTAGCCAAGTAGACCACGTGCGGCTGCATACAATTATCTTCCGCCCATGCCGGTTCACGGCAGGTACCCTCGGCATGATGGCATTGTTCCGGCTTGATGATGCAACTGTCGCAACTGGCCAGGCTGCGGAAGCACGGGAAACAATGACCCTGGTTGAAGCTCTTGCCGGTTTTGCGACCACAGGAGACACAATGAATGTCGCCGGTAAATTGGAAACTGATTTCCCTGCCAATCAAGGCATTCATGTCGACAAGCTGATCGCCGACCGGCAGAACATAATTGACTGGCTCGGACAGTTCCGAGCGCATCTTTCTCAAATCACCTACAACTTCAGGCACTTCCAATCCTCCGGTTTGTTCAGGTGCAAGTGTACCAGCTCGAGGCCAAAAATCCTGTCAGCCAAATCCCCGCCCGGGCGCTATTGCCGATAGAGGCTGGAGCATGACTATCAAAGCTGTCTCGATCGGGCTGCCGGGCAGCTGCTTGCCTGGTCCATATACAGATTCTCGCTGAATTGAGGAACGCCTCACGATTGATGCAACAGCGCACAAGGCCGGATGCCCGCGGTGATCGTATCAGTCAGGCAGGGCCATCACAGTGAAACATTGATTGATCCTGCTCACCATATCCGCGTGCCGCATAACCGGTCATATCGTCATCAACGCTGCCGGGCACGATCAGAGCGATGCGCCGGATATTGTTTACGATACCTGCCCATATTGCCGGGATGACGTTGAAATACGAC
The nucleotide sequence above comes from Gammaproteobacteria bacterium. Encoded proteins:
- a CDS encoding peptide chain release factor 3, which gives rise to MSSVNQEIARRRTFAIISHPDAGKTTLTEKLLLYGGAIQMAGTVKGRKAERHATSDWMELEKQRGISVTSSVMQFPYKGLVINLLDTPGHADFSEDTYRTLTAVDSALMVIDSAKGVEERTIKLMEVCRMRTTPIMTFINKLDRESRDPVDLLDEIEDILKIECAPVTWPIGSGKRFRGVYHLVNDSVHFFSATHGGKIQHGDVVKGLDNPDLDRILGPQARELRDEIELVRGASHEFDPAAYLAGDQTPVFFGSAINNFGIEELLDSFVVHAPPPQPRMTQEREVQPQEAAMSGFVFKIQANMDPKHRDRIAFMRITSGRYEKGMKLYQVRERKKVQIANAITFMAQDRDHVEDAYAGDIIGLHNHGTIRIGDTFTEGEDMNFTGIPNFAPELFRRVVIRDPLRAKALQKGLDQLSEEGATQVFRPLSSNDLILGAVGVLQFDVVAHRLKHEYGVECSYDNVGIYTAHWVQCDDRKKMDEFRRKNELQLATDSAGALVYLAPTRVNLNLATERWPEVKFSASREHHAG
- a CDS encoding cold-shock protein, whose amino-acid sequence is MSRGTVKWFNNSKGYGFIVPEEGGDDVFVHYSVIKGDGYRTLNEGQPVTFSAQPGPKGLQATDVELSDSSD
- a CDS encoding sulfite exporter TauE/SafE family protein, translated to MDPVTVVFYVLLLAIGAYVQTVTGFALGLFVMGIAALVELDSVAASAAIVTISSLVNTLMALAREHHHVNWPLVRRMSLGLIPAMLLGVSLLHYLSQELQALLRLLLGGFIVTGAVILTLKPHPRMQPASGIKSVLFGMASGLFGGLFSTGGPPAVYHLYREPIAVSTVRMTLLAVFTISTLARLLVIVPAGHVSTSVVWVCVVGAPVIIGFTWLGQRFVPPISDTGMRRLAFFILLVIGLTLLASVFK
- a CDS encoding Hsp20/alpha crystallin family protein yields the protein MATQVPVKKQEGKSERLLNPANMLEEMERWAEELFPRRWGRPLPVETEFWRSAMPQVDIIERDDEIEVHAAVAGFNKSDLEISATDAVLTIRGTRKSESKEDKGDYFRREIRAENFMRSIRLPALVDDAKAKATIKDGMLEVVLPKKEVVERHKLSIEEG
- a CDS encoding M48 family metallopeptidase, with translation MSVIAAEIPPYRIRESKRARRARIQVSPMGEVEVVVPRGFNQSLIPGFMNGHRQWLARTLARNQASRPAELDAAVPAGMHLAASGQSYELSYRQGGRSAVRVVDGGLVVTLSSRTNLHELLQRWLSGQARSWLGSKLDELAAWSGLEFGRLSIRGQRSRWGSCSSSGDISLNRALMFLPADMAEYVLIHELCHTRHMNHSRKFWALVAELQPDYRQLDRRLRQGWQHVPRWAVARSGESGTGFLVE
- the aroG gene encoding 3-deoxy-7-phosphoheptulonate synthase AroG encodes the protein MKFKTDDLRIQGITEVEPPEVLNAEFPATEAASKTIHETRRQVHDILYGSDDRLVVIIGPCSIHDVTAAREYAAKLKSIREELSRDLLIIMRVYFEKPRTTVGWKGLINDPNLDDSYEINKGLKLARGLLADLNDMGVPAATEYLDLITPQYLADLISWGAIGARTTESQVHRELASGVSSPVGFKNGTDGVLKIAIDAISAASRPHTFLSLTKAGRSAIFATGGNEDCHIILRGGKKPNYDAVSVNEAAVELEAANLAPRIMIDFSHANSQKQHQRQVDVGRNVAAQIAAGDRRIIGAMIESHLVAGRQEVIPGQPLAYGQSITDACIGWDDSEQLLRELAEAVNKRRAAVSG
- a CDS encoding PilZ domain-containing protein; the protein is MASPDNEKNRWSKRREIEVDVVIHDGKHQPMRGVMVNISVGGAYIEIEAPRPAMNAAVAVDFKAEINGETSYYHMPAKVVHVDEAGIGLVFEDYDSDTVDALKQLMRATIE
- a CDS encoding GGDEF domain-containing protein; this encodes MTDNTTTSTDSHWQQLAEMLESLKHTAAGASVYDQLHRVLQDWQQARVLTDRAHGMLFSFLLESCQDQSNADALLEMNARLIRARDLYTKSPTGLQQLMTGCADPEQLVAQLASLKKGMDVPTKPVDSGAEVGLPPQPGVKVYESTPNVERRVNTAYRHHLDQKRSEIERIQDALENEAREAMAQNKEFGALLQTELAALESLDSVDELEQLKQILIGGTRELLDGQRVLQSRLAGSWEYMSLIRSSSENLRDELNKVRLLSLTDDFTSLPNRRAFMRRLEDEIGRAQRYGTPLALALIDLDNFKDVNDEYGHSAGDDVLKWYAARPLSIFRHYDMVARYGGEEFSILLPSTDETGAVRALEKAAEVIVDEILEHKGGRIAVPTFSAGLTLYRPGESIADLIDRADRAMYRAKHNGRNRVEIDTAVDPGSSKAMH
- a CDS encoding DUF2797 domain-containing protein, giving the protein MRSELSEPVNYVLPVGDQLVDMNALIGREISFQFTGDIHCVSCGRKTGKSFNQGHCFPCFRSLASCDSCIIKPEQCHHAEGTCREPAWAEDNCMQPHVVYLANSSGLKVGITRQSQIPTRWIDQGAVQAIPLFQVSQRYYSGLLEDGLKQYLNDKTDWRRMLKSQPEQVDMVSERERVLALANGLVSGIRSRFGDEAVSALLPEPVVLNYPVTTYPDKVKAHNFDKTAEVSGVLQGIKGQYLILNSGVLNIRKFGGYRVRVQY